In one Zymobacter palmae genomic region, the following are encoded:
- a CDS encoding amidase, translated as MDKRVWAERIVSTARGDGPLAGLRLAVKDMFDIAGHVTGAGNPDWAATHAIPTRTAPCVERLCQAGALQVGKTQTDELAYSLNGANMHYGTPLNPAAPDRLPGGSSSGSAVAVASGDADIGLGTDTGGSIRVPSSYCGLYGLRPSWGAIDISGTVPLAPRFDTVGFMCRSPSVLAQVGDVLLPRSETTAAAEGVYWLAAEGLSVDLNVIGVRCAQMHVPLLGQHALTTAFMARASQAFRVLQGRDIWRTHGDWITSTRPRFAPDVAARFQWAASLSEADGVQAQRQADSVIAQLWQWSGRGRYMLALPSTPGAAPLLTLQGDALAHYREALMGMTALGGLWGAPVLAAPWLTDQQAPWGVSLLAAPGNDRCLLNAACQLT; from the coding sequence TAAGCGGGTATGGGCTGAGCGAATCGTATCGACAGCGCGTGGAGACGGACCCTTGGCCGGGCTGCGTTTGGCCGTCAAGGATATGTTCGATATCGCTGGACATGTGACCGGCGCGGGTAACCCTGACTGGGCCGCTACCCATGCTATACCGACGCGGACGGCCCCCTGTGTAGAGCGGCTGTGTCAAGCGGGGGCGCTGCAGGTGGGCAAGACCCAGACCGATGAGCTGGCCTATAGCCTAAACGGTGCCAATATGCACTACGGTACCCCCTTGAATCCTGCAGCGCCCGACCGACTGCCCGGTGGTTCATCGTCGGGGTCAGCCGTTGCCGTGGCCAGCGGTGATGCTGACATTGGGTTGGGGACGGATACGGGCGGTTCGATTCGCGTGCCGTCCAGCTACTGTGGCCTATACGGTCTACGCCCCAGTTGGGGAGCAATCGACATCAGCGGTACGGTGCCGCTGGCGCCTCGCTTCGATACGGTGGGGTTTATGTGTCGCTCACCGAGCGTGTTGGCGCAAGTTGGTGACGTGCTACTGCCGCGTAGCGAAACGACCGCGGCAGCAGAAGGGGTCTATTGGTTGGCCGCGGAAGGTCTTTCGGTCGATTTGAATGTGATCGGCGTGCGTTGTGCGCAGATGCACGTGCCATTGCTGGGGCAGCATGCATTGACCACGGCGTTTATGGCGCGGGCTAGCCAGGCCTTTCGGGTTCTACAGGGACGTGATATATGGCGCACGCACGGTGACTGGATCACATCTACCCGTCCACGCTTCGCTCCCGATGTTGCGGCTCGCTTCCAGTGGGCGGCTAGCCTAAGCGAGGCGGATGGCGTACAGGCGCAGCGGCAGGCCGACAGCGTGATCGCCCAACTGTGGCAGTGGAGTGGCCGCGGTCGCTATATGCTGGCCTTGCCCAGTACGCCGGGGGCCGCGCCGTTGCTAACGCTACAGGGCGACGCTCTGGCGCACTATCGTGAAGCGCTGATGGGGATGACCGCGTTGGGTGGGCTCTGGGGCGCGCCCGTACTGGCCGCTCCATGGCTGACGGATCAGCAGGCTCCTTGGGGGGTGTCGCTGCTGGCGGCCCCCGGTAATGACCGCTGCCTGTTGAATGCCGCCTGTCAGTTGACCTGA
- the puuE gene encoding allantoinase PuuE, whose product MTPTNASRDLRGYAGHTPDPRWPGKARIAVQFVLNVEEGSEHCVLNGDTHSETFLSEIIGAQAYPGRHMSMESMYEYGSRAGVWRILREFERRQLPLTAFGVAMALERCPEIAHALIEQGHEIASHGWRWLHYQERSIEEERVHMARAVEALTRLVGHPPLGWYTGRDSPHTRQLVVEHGGFLYDSDYYGDDLPLWMDITTADGTVHPHLVVPYTLNVNDMRFATPGGFNCGDQFFAFLRDTFDVLYAEGEEAPKMMSIGLHARLVGHPGRFRALQRFLDHIEAHDRVWVTRRADIARHWMTHHPYGAA is encoded by the coding sequence ATGACACCTACTAACGCTTCCCGCGATCTGCGCGGCTACGCGGGACATACCCCTGATCCCCGCTGGCCCGGCAAAGCCCGTATTGCGGTGCAATTCGTCCTCAATGTCGAAGAAGGCAGCGAGCACTGTGTGCTAAACGGCGACACGCACAGCGAAACCTTTCTATCAGAGATCATCGGCGCTCAGGCCTACCCCGGCCGCCACATGAGCATGGAATCCATGTATGAATACGGCTCGCGTGCTGGGGTATGGCGCATCCTGCGTGAATTCGAGCGTCGTCAGTTGCCGCTGACGGCCTTCGGTGTGGCCATGGCGCTGGAGCGTTGCCCCGAAATTGCGCACGCGTTGATCGAACAAGGGCACGAAATCGCCAGTCACGGCTGGCGCTGGCTGCACTATCAGGAACGCAGCATCGAAGAAGAGCGTGTACACATGGCGCGCGCCGTTGAAGCACTGACGCGACTGGTCGGGCACCCGCCACTGGGCTGGTACACCGGGCGCGATTCACCCCATACGCGCCAGTTAGTCGTCGAACACGGCGGTTTTCTTTACGACAGTGATTACTACGGCGATGACCTACCTCTGTGGATGGACATCACCACCGCGGATGGCACCGTTCATCCTCATTTAGTTGTGCCATATACGCTAAACGTTAACGACATGCGCTTTGCTACTCCGGGTGGCTTCAATTGCGGCGATCAGTTCTTCGCCTTCCTGCGCGACACCTTCGATGTGTTATATGCCGAAGGAGAAGAAGCACCGAAAATGATGTCGATCGGACTGCATGCACGCCTGGTCGGCCACCCAGGGCGTTTCCGTGCTCTGCAGCGCTTCCTTGATCATATCGAAGCCCATGACCGTGTCTGGGTCACGCGCCGGGCGGATATCGCACGCCACTGGATGACTCACCATCCCTATGGCGCAGCCTAA
- a CDS encoding aspartate/glutamate racemase family protein — protein sequence MKLHIINPNTSQAMSDKILQVAQQARRTADVEVLTSTQGPASLESHVDDALAIPGLLLHAQALEAHQATDGILIACFGDPGIDAVRELSSVPVLGIAESAMRTAAMLGERFSVVTTLARTLPTAQRIVQRIGLTQQCARLRACNVPVQSLEHADTECRALLLQECQRAAKEDDIDAIVLGCAGMADLAAELSDAVGLPVVDGVSAGIQLLEGLVHQGLRPVKHRDHAYPAAKAALGPYASLLSTSPSTGAAVHDTY from the coding sequence ATGAAACTGCACATCATCAATCCCAACACCAGCCAAGCAATGAGTGACAAGATTCTTCAGGTCGCTCAGCAGGCACGGCGTACGGCCGACGTTGAGGTACTGACGTCGACGCAGGGCCCGGCATCGCTGGAAAGCCATGTCGACGACGCATTGGCCATTCCCGGCCTACTGCTGCACGCGCAGGCGCTCGAAGCGCACCAGGCGACAGACGGCATTCTGATTGCCTGCTTCGGTGACCCTGGCATCGACGCCGTGCGCGAGCTGAGTAGCGTACCGGTGCTGGGCATCGCCGAATCAGCCATGCGCACGGCGGCCATGCTGGGTGAGCGCTTTTCCGTCGTCACCACGCTGGCACGTACCCTTCCTACCGCTCAACGTATCGTTCAGCGGATTGGCCTGACCCAGCAGTGCGCTCGTCTGCGTGCCTGCAACGTACCCGTGCAGTCTCTGGAGCATGCCGACACAGAATGCCGTGCACTGCTTCTGCAGGAATGCCAGCGCGCCGCTAAGGAAGATGACATTGATGCCATCGTGCTGGGCTGTGCGGGCATGGCCGATCTGGCCGCCGAGCTGAGCGATGCCGTCGGCCTGCCCGTAGTCGACGGGGTCAGCGCGGGCATTCAGCTGCTTGAAGGGCTGGTGCATCAAGGGCTACGCCCTGTCAAACATCGCGATCATGCCTACCCGGCCGCCAAGGCGGCTCTGGGCCCATATGCATCACTGCTTTCTACCTCCCCCTCGACAGGAGCCGCTGTCCATGACACCTACTAA